The following is a genomic window from uncultured Draconibacterium sp..
ACTTAATCCACATGGAGTTTGTTCTTCGCTTCAGTCCCAGCTCTCTGAACGTTCAATAAACGTCGTTTTTGAAGGTACAGAGGTGCCCGATGATTATTGCGAAGCATTAACGGTTGATTTAATAAAGGTTTCGTCGATGTTGACGAATAAAATAAAAGTTGAATTTCGGGATTGTATGAATCGTGTGGTATGGTCAGAAGAAGGAACAGGTACCTCGAAGGAATATAGAAAAGGATATTCAGAAGCGATTGCAGATGCTTTAAAAGATTTTAATCAACTTCCGGTAAATCAATCACTCAAAAGGGCAGAAAAAGCCGGAGTTGTTAGTGAGGTGAAAAACAAGAAGCCCATTGTAAAAGAGGCTGTCCCAGTAGATAAAGACTCGTATAAACCTGTAAATCCGTACTATAATAGCACTTATTTGGTTGATGTAATTGAATCTGATAAGAACGAGATGCAGATACTTATTTTAAATGGCGAGTTATTAGGTTACAATAATCATCAAATCATTGCCACTCTGAGTCCATCTGGGTTGAAAGGGATTTATACCGTAAGCTGGATAGATACCGAAGGCGGTAATATTTCGGGTGTTGCAAAACTTGAAGGTACAGAACTTGAGATATCGCTGAAAACAGAACCGGAAGAACAAGTTATAGTGCTTCAGAAGTTATAATTTTTATAGCAAAATATTTTCTGAATGCCCTTATCGGACGGTTGGCTATTTTTTGTTTTTCTGAAACAAAAAATAAAGCCGATTCAGAAAACCGACTTTATTATTTAATTTGGTTAGATTTGGTTTGAAACCCGCTGATGAAGTTAGTAAAATAATCGATATATAACAACCCGTTAAGAATGATGTTGTTAATCTGCTTTAATCGTTTGCAAATTGCTTGTTTTGTGCCTGAATAAAAGTGGTTACTGTTTGACTTAAAAAGCGCATTGCTTTAATTGAAATACTTATTGCTTTAGTTGAAGGACTCATTGTTTAGCTTGAAGAGGTCATTGCTTAACCCGAAGTACTCAATGTTTGGGTTGAAGAGCTTATTGCTTGAATTGTAGCACTTATTGCTTTACTCATAAAGCTTATTGCTTAACTTGAAGAGCTTAATGTTTTAGTTGAAATACTTATTGTTTGAAAGAAAGCTGCTCCGGCGGAAAAGCGACAAAACATCTGAAACAAAAGAAGATTTGTATAATTCGTGTCGTTACACATTTTTGAACCAAAATGGTTGGTTGAAACGCCTGAAATCAGCCTAAAACCTTCTGTTTTTAATTAAAATGGTTTTAAATTAATTTCCACTTTCTCCGCACAAAATTTTGGAATATTGAAGTTGATTGTTTTAAAGTATTGTCAGCATTGCGTTTGGACGGGTACGTGCTTGCTGAATGCCTTGGGTACTCTGCTTTTTAACAAACATTAAAGGTCTCAGAGTCCTAATCTCTTTGGTTAGTTTTCCGCCGATTTCTATATTTGTTAGCTTTCAAATTGCAGGAGTAGTTAAAAAGCTCCGGTAATAGATCGAAAAATAGAAAAATTATATATCAATCAACAAAAATCTTATTGAATGAAGGCTTATAACATTATTGTTTTGGCGAAGCAGGTTCCCGACACACGAAATGTGGGGAAAGATGCTATGAAGGCTGACGGGACGATAAACAGGGCAGTGCTTCCTGCTATCTTTAATCCCGAGGATTTAAACGCCCTGGAACAAGCATTGCGTATAAAAGATCAATTTCCTGAATCAAAAATCAATATTTTAACCATGGGGCCGGGTAGGGCTGCCGATATTATTCGCGAAGGTTTATATCGCGGTGCCGACGGTGGTATTTTGCTAACCGACCGTGCTTTTGCCGGTTCAGATACTTTGGCAACATCGTATGCCATTGCTCAGGCGTTGAAAAAAATGGGTAAAATTGATATGATCATTGCCGGTCGTCAGGCTATTGATGGTGATACTGCCCAGGTTGGCCCTCAGGTAGCCGAAAAGCTCGGTATGTTGCAAATAACATACGTTGAAGAGGTGCTGGAGGTAAAAGACAAATCGGTTACCGTAAAACGCCGTTTAGAAAATGGTGTGGAAACAGTTAAATGCCCGATGCCATTGGTAATGACAGTAAACGGCTCTGCTCCTGATTGCCGCGCTCGCAATGCCAAACGAATCATGAAATTCAAGAAGGCAAGAACAGTTACCGAACTTCAAAAGGAAAATGAAGACTATACTGCGTTGTACAACGAACACCCTGACCTGATGATTCAGGAATGGACCGTTAACGATATTGAAACTGACGCTTCGCAGCTTGGGCTTACCGGCTCGCCAACCAAAGTTAAAACGGTGGAGAATGTTGTTCTTCAGGCAAAAGATTCGAAAGTAATTTCTGCTGCCGACGACGAGATTGAAGCTATGATGGTTGAATTAATTAAGAGTCACACAATTGGCTAAGGCCATTAAACGAACATTTAAAATTTGAAGAAATGAGCAACGTATTTGTTTATTGCGAAATAGAAGATGGCCACGTAGCTGATGTTAGTCAGGAATTATTAACCAAAGGGCGTGGACTGGCAAACGAATTAAACTGTAAACTGGAAGCCATTGCTGTTGGGCACAAGCTTG
Proteins encoded in this region:
- a CDS encoding electron transfer flavoprotein subunit beta/FixA family protein, producing the protein MKAYNIIVLAKQVPDTRNVGKDAMKADGTINRAVLPAIFNPEDLNALEQALRIKDQFPESKINILTMGPGRAADIIREGLYRGADGGILLTDRAFAGSDTLATSYAIAQALKKMGKIDMIIAGRQAIDGDTAQVGPQVAEKLGMLQITYVEEVLEVKDKSVTVKRRLENGVETVKCPMPLVMTVNGSAPDCRARNAKRIMKFKKARTVTELQKENEDYTALYNEHPDLMIQEWTVNDIETDASQLGLTGSPTKVKTVENVVLQAKDSKVISAADDEIEAMMVELIKSHTIG